In the genome of Helicovermis profundi, the window GTAGTTGCGGGTTTTCTTTTTTTACGTTTTATTGTAGTGTTTTGAGCCTATTTTTTAGTTTCTGAAATATTTTTTTTGATTTGTTGTAACGTTCTTATCTTTGTTGAAAAATCAACGTTTGTAGCTAATCCAATATCTTGTAAAACTTCATCATAATAATCAAATAAATAATAGTTTTGATCGACGTTTGTACAACTACATTTTTTTAGACTATTAATAATTCTGGTAATGCTATATTTCCCATTTAGTTTATATTCAAGTATTCTAGCTATGACTAATGCAATGAAGCAAGTTAGAAAATGCGCTTTTATGTGTTTTTCAGTTGATACAAACACAGGTCTTGATTCTAAGTCGCTTTTAGTAACCTTAAATGATTCTTCTATCTTCCATAAACCGCGATAAATTTCAATGATATCACTAGCTGATTTTTCATACTCGCTTGTCACTAGAACATAGTAACCATCAAGTTCTTCTTGATCTTTGATTTTTTTTTTGTCCAGAATAAGTGCCGTTGAATCTGCAATTTCTCCCGTTTCTTTTACAAAAGTAAGATTCTTAACATAGCCTGCAGCACCGTGAGATGTAGAGCGATTATAACTAGAAGGAGATTTAATAAGTTTTTCTGCCTTTTCTATGGCTTTTGCTCTCTCGTGTCTAGCTTTTTTTGCGTATTTTTCACTGTAAAATACAACTTGCTTTACATCAATTGGTTTCTTTTTCTTTTTACCTGATGCCATAGTTACATTTATTTCTGTAGGATATAAACGTGATTTCCACTTGTAGTCAGATCCAAGCCATTCGAATCCTTCATCATTTTTGATATAGTTTTTAAGTTCTGCATTAGCGCCTCTTGCTGTTTGACTAAAGACAAATCCATCATTTGCTGAAAGAGTATAATTAATATTGTCACCTGTATTCATACCTTTATCTGCAACAACTATTACTTTACCTAAATCAAATTCTTTTTTCATACGAGAAAACGTTGGTCTATACGTTAAACAGTCATTAGTATTTCCAGCGTAAAGATCGTAAGTAATAGGAATACCATTGGTATCCATAAATAAACCCATTTGAACAATTGGATTAGGGCGGTGTTCTTTAGAAACACCTTTGCGTCTAAAATCATCGGTTTTATCTGACTCAAAATAGTAATTGGTTACATCGTAATAAACAAGATTGGTATCTCTACTGTAGTTCTCTTTGATACGATCATTTATCCAAAGTTGTAGTTCATTACTTTTTTCGTTGAAAAAACTTAATGAGCGGTAAACATCGTCTAAAGAATAGTTTGTTTTTTCAAAGAACATATCTCTATTGTCGTATGCTTGCTTTTTTGAACCCGGCTCTAATAGTCTTGAGTTTATAAGTAACTTCATAATGTGATTAGTATTTGCTTCAATCTTGGTAGAACGTTGTCTGTTTATTAAAAACTTATCTATCTCAAGAGTGTGATAGATAGAACTCAATGCAGCATAGCCAAAGTTTTTACGGTTATTGGTACCAATAGAAAGTTTTTCAGATGATTTGTATTTAACCAATACATCTATTTCTTTAACTGAACTTTCATGGTTCATTTCTTTCACGATATTTTCAAAGTGTTCTATTGGATCAGTATAATCTTTATATAGTTCATCTAAATATCCAAGTGACTGAATTGTTCTAGATCTAGGTTTTTTAGTTTCTTTATCTCTATAGCTTTCAACAATAGAAAGGTAAGTTCGACCAGATTTCTTTTGTTTAATTTTTCTAAGATACATATTATCACTCCTTTTACTGTATATACTTATTATATCATAAAACTACTTAAATCTACAGTAATACGAAAGAAAAGTAAAATAAAAAAGTCTAAACCAATTCGATCTAGATAGGTTTAGACTTAACTATATATAATTTGCTGCAAAACTAGGGAATTTTCATAATCAAAGTAGATAAAACATATACTATTAGTATTGCAAGTGTAGTAACAATTAGTTTATCATAAAATATTTTATTCAAAATGATTCACCCCTATTTTTATTCAAATCAAACTTCTTCTTCTATTATCCTATAAAGACATAAATAAATCTATCTAAATATATAATTTTATACTATAATACTCAGTGTAAGATATTTCTCAATCTCTCACTCCATAAATATGAAAAAGAGATTATACAATAAATGTTAAAAGGAAAAAACATGGATAAAAAAAATTATATCAATGGAATAATATACGGAACACTCGCATTTACTATATGGGGAATACTTCCCTTGTACTGGAAAGCTGTAAATATAATTAACCCTTATCAAATATTTCTTCAAAGGGTAGTTTGGTCATTTATTTTTATTGCCATTTTAATTATATTTACCGGCAAATCAAAAGAATTCACTAGTGTACTAAAAAAGCCAAAACTATTTTCTAAAGCAATTGCTCCATCATTATTTATATCTATAAATTGGCTACTATATATTTGGGCAGTAAATAATAACTATGTAATTGAAACAAGCTTGGGTTACTATCTAAATCCTCTTGTACTTACCTTGCTTGGTAGAATATTTTTAAAAGAACATCTAAACAAACTACAAATTATAGGAATAAGTTTTGCAAGCATTGGAGTTTTGCTTCAAGCACTTTTTTATGGACGTATACCTTATATTGCAATAGTACTAGCTGTGTCTTTTGCAATTTATGGACTACTTAAAAAAACTTCTCCATTTGAATCATTACATGGACTTGGTTATGAAACTTTAATAATAGGAATACCCTCAGTAATAATTTTATCAATCATTGAGGGAACTGGTAAAGGTATAAGTGGAAATATAAATCCAAGTTTCTGGTTTTTAATCGCACTTAGCGGAATAATAACAGCTACTCCGCTCGTTCTCTACGGAGCAAGCACAAGAAAAATACCACTTAATGTAGTAGGTTTTCTACAATACATTGCACCTACTATAGCTCTTTTTTTAGGAATTTTTGTTTTTAAAGAGCCATTCAATTCAAATTCTCTAATATCATTTGTACTAATTTGGATTGGACTTGCTTTCTTTTCATATTCACAGTATAAACTATTAAAAAACTCAAGTAATTAAACTTGAGTTTTTATTTTCTTCTATATTCATATTCATCACGTCTTCTAGTAGGTATTATAAGTTTTAAACACAGAAAAAATATATGTCTAAAAAATTCAATAAATATTTCTAAAAAATCCACAAAATCATCCTCCCATTTGCTAAAATATGCTTTAAAAATTTCAAACTCCTAATATGTAACTACTTGATTTATTCTTTATAAAACCATATATATAACAAAAAAACTGCAGAACATATTATGATTGCTAGCTGTCTATTACTCTTAAATTTTCTGTTATCAAGTTCCAATAAATATGGTTTTAATTCTTCTCTTAGTTTTTTTGTTTTATTAAAATCTAATCCTGATTTAATTGAAATTCTTGTTTGCTTATCTCCTTCGAAGCCATATATTTCTATTTTCGATTTTTCTTCTGTAATTAAATCTACTCCGTCTTTATAAGTTTCTTTAACTTTTGAACTTCTAATAACATTAGCAAAATTTAGTTTATCCATAACATCCTTATATTCAACATTTAAATAAAATGATGTTCCTGTAATAAGAAAAATAATAACATAAACACAAAATTGTACGAAAAAAGAAACAATAATTCCCTTATAATTATAAATACCATTAATAACTATTGAAGTTAAAGTCGATACTAAGAACCCCATTGTTAATGAATAATTATTTACCTCAAATACGTATTTATCTTTATTCATCAAATAGGTAAACGGTGCCCAGAGTGCTAATACTAAACCAGCTAAGCCAGCCGCTAAAAATATATTTTTCACTATTACCACCTCTCAAATTTATTTTCAACATTGTAATTACATTAACACATTTTACCATGTTTTTCAATGTTATCTTTATAATCATTTTTTTTATCTAATGCATAAAAGTTCTAATACACCAAATTTTCAATTACATAAAAAACAGCATAGCACATTAACTACGCTGTTTTTCTATTTACTCTACTTTCATTCCATCTTCAAGTTCATTTTCTGGAGACAGAATTACAACATTACCTTCTTTTATGCCTGAAACAACTTCTACATAATCAAAACCTTCTAGCCCAGTTTCTATTTTTGTTAATTTTGAAAATCCATCTTTAATTAAAAATACATATTTCTCATTTCCTATTTTAAATATGGCATCATCTTTAATTTTAATAACATTTTTTGACCGTTTTAATATTATTTTTAAATCAAATTCAAATCCAAGTACTCTTTTTATAGAAACATTTGGTTTGATAGTTATTTTTACTCTTTTTTGATTAATTCCTAAATCTGATATTTTACTTATTGCTTTTGGATCTTTTTTGATTACTTTTCCAGTAAATTCTTTATCTAAATCTGTATCAAGAATTGCAACTTCATCCATTATATTAATCTTCTCAGCATCTGATACTAGAACATAAGATTCAATTTGCAAATTATTTTTATCACTAATTTCACAAATTGGAGCACCAGAAAGTAGCATATCTCCTTCATTTACAAATTTATTTGTAATAATACCATCCATACTTGCTTTTACAGTAGAACTCATTAATTGCCTTTCTTTTATTTCTAAGTTATATTCAAGAACGCTTAATCTACTTTCAAACTGTTCTCTTTGTTCTTTTGAAATTCCTTTAATTGCAATATTTCTATTATTTTTTGCTATTTTTAAATTTTCTACGCTTGCATCGAAGCGTTTTTTTGAAGCGTCAAGCTCTGTTTTACTAATAACACCTTTTTCAAACAGTTCTTTATTGGTATCATATATTTCCTTATAATTATTCTGATTATTTTGAGCAATTCTAATACTTGAATCTAATTTGCTTAATTCATTTTTATCTATAGATTTACTAACGCTTAAAAGCTCCGCATTTACTCCATCTATTTGACTATTGATTGATTTTATCTCAAGTTTTAAGTTTTCTGAGTCTAATAAAGCTATAATATCGCCTTTTTTTACAATACTCCCGACTT includes:
- a CDS encoding IS1634 family transposase translates to MYLRKIKQKKSGRTYLSIVESYRDKETKKPRSRTIQSLGYLDELYKDYTDPIEHFENIVKEMNHESSVKEIDVLVKYKSSEKLSIGTNNRKNFGYAALSSIYHTLEIDKFLINRQRSTKIEANTNHIMKLLINSRLLEPGSKKQAYDNRDMFFEKTNYSLDDVYRSLSFFNEKSNELQLWINDRIKENYSRDTNLVYYDVTNYYFESDKTDDFRRKGVSKEHRPNPIVQMGLFMDTNGIPITYDLYAGNTNDCLTYRPTFSRMKKEFDLGKVIVVADKGMNTGDNINYTLSANDGFVFSQTARGANAELKNYIKNDEGFEWLGSDYKWKSRLYPTEINVTMASGKKKKKPIDVKQVVFYSEKYAKKARHERAKAIEKAEKLIKSPSSYNRSTSHGAAGYVKNLTFVKETGEIADSTALILDKKKIKDQEELDGYYVLVTSEYEKSASDIIEIYRGLWKIEESFKVTKSDLESRPVFVSTEKHIKAHFLTCFIALVIARILEYKLNGKYSITRIINSLKKCSCTNVDQNYYLFDYYDEVLQDIGLATNVDFSTKIRTLQQIKKNISETKK
- the rarD gene encoding EamA family transporter RarD, giving the protein MDKKNYINGIIYGTLAFTIWGILPLYWKAVNIINPYQIFLQRVVWSFIFIAILIIFTGKSKEFTSVLKKPKLFSKAIAPSLFISINWLLYIWAVNNNYVIETSLGYYLNPLVLTLLGRIFLKEHLNKLQIIGISFASIGVLLQALFYGRIPYIAIVLAVSFAIYGLLKKTSPFESLHGLGYETLIIGIPSVIILSIIEGTGKGISGNINPSFWFLIALSGIITATPLVLYGASTRKIPLNVVGFLQYIAPTIALFLGIFVFKEPFNSNSLISFVLIWIGLAFFSYSQYKLLKNSSN
- a CDS encoding efflux RND transporter periplasmic adaptor subunit, with the translated sequence MLKKYKINKKKLIKYGVFGLIIVLLVVAYLYSNSNKAFKVESEAVGKGDVINYIEASGELITENEIKLKSKVSGFVEKINVKVGSIVKKGDIIALLDSENLKLEIKSINSQIDGVNAELLSVSKSIDKNELSKLDSSIRIAQNNQNNYKEIYDTNKELFEKGVISKTELDASKKRFDASVENLKIAKNNRNIAIKGISKEQREQFESRLSVLEYNLEIKERQLMSSTVKASMDGIITNKFVNEGDMLLSGAPICEISDKNNLQIESYVLVSDAEKINIMDEVAILDTDLDKEFTGKVIKKDPKAISKISDLGINQKRVKITIKPNVSIKRVLGFEFDLKIILKRSKNVIKIKDDAIFKIGNEKYVFLIKDGFSKLTKIETGLEGFDYVEVVSGIKEGNVVILSPENELEDGMKVE